Part of the Fibrobacter sp. UWH4 genome is shown below.
TCGCCCCGGTGGCAATGGAAAAGCAGCTCCGCTTCGCAATCCGCGAAGGTGGCCGTACCGTTGGCGCTGGCTCCGTAACCGAAATCATCAAGTAAGGAATTATCATGGCTGGTGAACGCATTCGTATTCGCTTGAAGAGCTTCGACCATCGTATGATCGACCGCTCCGCTCAAGACATCGTGAATACAGCTAAGAACACTGGGGCACGCATTGCCGGCCCCATCCCTCTTCCGACGAAGATCCAGAAGTATACGGTGATTCGCTCTCCGCATATCAACAAGACTTCCCGTGAACAGTTCGAATCCCGTACGCACAAGCGTCTGATCGACATCCTTGATGCTACGCCGCAGACTGTAGATTCCCTCATGAAACTTGACTTGCCGGCAGGCGTTGAAGTCGAAATTAAGGTTTAATAACAATGAACGGTATTCTCGCAAAGAAATTGGGAATGACCCAAGTGTTCACGGAACAGGGCGAACGCGTCCCTGTAACGGTTCTCGAAGCCGGTCCGTGCGTGGTCGTTTGCCATAAGACAGAAGAGAAGGACGGCTACACTGCTGTCCAGATCGGCTTTGGTCTCAAGAAAGAACAGCGCGCCAACAAGGCAGAAATCGGCCACTTCAAGAAGGCTGATGTCGCTGTTCGTGAACACCTCGCTGAATTCGATGTCGCTGATCTCGAAGCCTGGCCGGTTGGCAAGGAATTCGGTGCAGCTGACTTCGCCGATGTGAAGATGGTGAATGTCTCTGGCCTCTCCAAGGGTCACGGCTTCTCCGGTACCATCAAGCGCCATAACTTCCACAGCGGTCCTCGTTCTCACGGTACGCACAACATGCGCGAACCGGGTGGTACGTCCGCTCACTCTTATCCGGGCCGCGTTTTCCCGGGCAAGCGTATGGCCGGTCAGTTCGGTAACAAGAAAGTGACCGTGAAGCACCTCCAGGTCGTCAAGGTTGACGGCGACCGCAACCTGATCTTTGTCCGCGGTGCAGTTCCCGGTGCAAAGAACAGCATCATCGTGGTGAGGAAAGACTAATGGCTACAGCAAAGCTTTTCGCCGCTACTGGCGATTTCAAGAATGATATTCAGCTCCCGGCCATGTTCGATCAGGAAGTCAACAAGGTCTGCATGTACTTGCATATCAAGGCTATTCTGAACAACAACCGTCAGGGCACTGCCCAGACCAAGAACAAGTCCGCCGTTAGCGGTGGTGGTCAGAAGCCCTGGAAGCAGAAGGGTACGGGCCGCGCTCGTTCCGGTCAGAACACCTCTGCAGTGTGGGTTCGTGGTGCCAAGGCTCATGGTCCGAAGTCCCATGACTACTTTGAAAAGGTGAACAAGAAGGTCAAGAAGATCGCTTTCCGCTCTGCTCTCGCTGCTAAGGCTGCCGAAGGCAAGGTGCAGGTGTTCGAAGCTCTCGCTTTCGACGCCCCGAAGACCAAGGATCTCCTCGCCGTCCTTTCTAAGGCCGGTCTCGAACAGCGCAACGCTCTCTTCCTCGTGAGCGAAGCTGACAAGAACCTTTACCTGTCTTCTAACAACATTCCTTGGTGCCGTTGCGCCCGCGTTGCCGATGTCAACACTTACGACATCGTTCGCGCCAACAACGTCGTCATCTCCCAGGCAGCTCTCGCCGAACTGGAAGGAGGCCGCTAATGAGTGAACTTCACGAAATCCTCGTTGCACCGCACATTACCGAAGAGACCATGAAGAACATGGTCAACAAGCGTAACGACGTGCACAAGTATGTTTTCAAGGTTGCCAAGACCGCAACGAAGACCGAGATCAAGGACGCCATCGAAAAGCGTTTCAATGTCAAGGTCGATTCCGTCAACACCCTTATCAACCGCGGCAAGATGAAGCGCGTTCGTATGGGCATGGTCGCCGGCAAGAAGTCCAACTGGAAGAAGGCCTACATCACGCTTAAGGCC
Proteins encoded:
- the rpsJ gene encoding 30S ribosomal protein S10, with product MAGERIRIRLKSFDHRMIDRSAQDIVNTAKNTGARIAGPIPLPTKIQKYTVIRSPHINKTSREQFESRTHKRLIDILDATPQTVDSLMKLDLPAGVEVEIKV
- the rplC gene encoding 50S ribosomal protein L3, yielding MNGILAKKLGMTQVFTEQGERVPVTVLEAGPCVVVCHKTEEKDGYTAVQIGFGLKKEQRANKAEIGHFKKADVAVREHLAEFDVADLEAWPVGKEFGAADFADVKMVNVSGLSKGHGFSGTIKRHNFHSGPRSHGTHNMREPGGTSAHSYPGRVFPGKRMAGQFGNKKVTVKHLQVVKVDGDRNLIFVRGAVPGAKNSIIVVRKD
- the rplD gene encoding 50S ribosomal protein L4: MATAKLFAATGDFKNDIQLPAMFDQEVNKVCMYLHIKAILNNNRQGTAQTKNKSAVSGGGQKPWKQKGTGRARSGQNTSAVWVRGAKAHGPKSHDYFEKVNKKVKKIAFRSALAAKAAEGKVQVFEALAFDAPKTKDLLAVLSKAGLEQRNALFLVSEADKNLYLSSNNIPWCRCARVADVNTYDIVRANNVVISQAALAELEGGR
- the rplW gene encoding 50S ribosomal protein L23, whose amino-acid sequence is MSELHEILVAPHITEETMKNMVNKRNDVHKYVFKVAKTATKTEIKDAIEKRFNVKVDSVNTLINRGKMKRVRMGMVAGKKSNWKKAYITLKAGQKIAEFEGV